The following are from one region of the Salvia hispanica cultivar TCC Black 2014 chromosome 1, UniMelb_Shisp_WGS_1.0, whole genome shotgun sequence genome:
- the LOC125196949 gene encoding protein FAR1-RELATED SEQUENCE 3-like yields the protein MFAAAYIKHKDESGSSFEYVIGLNDHDREWRVTYYPNTKMIHCSCRRFEMVGLICCHSVKVFDVLDVKLLPENYILKRWTREARTGVVHDLIGNEVEEDSKLQSTERYRRLCQVLIRLANEASIHQSTFTLVNETMSDLYKKVMEMRLAEKDQEYSDNVNTSSTVSSLMASRGFKKKIGAKGSKRLKSWVELQSKQRKTNHKVKVVGARGTLHVSCSVVPAPRACPENPAIPAPRPWPERTSDHLSFTELLLV from the exons ATGTTTGCAGCTGCATACATCAAGCATAAAGATGAATCGGGATCATCATTTGAGTATGTTATTGGACTAAACGATCACGATAGGGAATGGAGGGTGACATATTATCCCAATACAAAGATGATTCATTGTAGTTGTCGAAGGTTTGAGATGGTTGGATTAATATGTTGTCACTCTGTGAAAGTGTTTGATGTGTTAGACGTGAAGTTGCTTCCTGAgaattatattcttaaaagGTGGACAAGAGAAGCTAGAACTGGTGTAGTCCATGACCTTATTGGTaatgaagttgaagaagatTCTAAATTACAAAGTACTGAGCGGTATCGAAGACTATGTCAAGTTCTTATAAGGTTGGCTAATGAAGCTTCTATCCATCAATCCACTTTTACCTTGGTGAATGAAACAATGTCGGATCTATATAAAAAGGTAATGGAAATGCGTTTAGCAGAAAAAGATCAAGAATATAGTGACAATGTGAATACCTCTTCAACGGTCTCTTCTCTAATGGCATCAAGaggattcaagaaaaaaattggtgcAAAAGGTTCGAAACGATTGAAGAGTTGGGTAGAACTTCAgtcaaaacaaagaaaaacaaaccaTAAAGTAAAG GTTGTTGGAGCACGAGGTACATTGCATGTTTCTTGTTCGGTAGTTCCAGCACCTCGTGCGTGCCCCGAAAATCCGGCAATTCCAGCACCTCGTCCGTGGCCCGAAAGGACTTCAGATCATTTGAGTTTCACTGAATTATTACTggtataa
- the LOC125199559 gene encoding protein FAR1-RELATED SEQUENCE 5-like, protein MNMSSDSDFKPRIDMKFDSLDDAWMFWVQYGGKEGVRKEDKRDSLTINPRLETRTNCQVRLGVTYVKGIYKVNEFKEEHNHPLHLPETKSSFDLMTRHAGGRDGIGYTILDAKNYLRSKRQRSMVYGEVGCLMRYFQDQLSKNPSFYHVNQMDMEEQITNVFWADARMLIDYEYFGDVVSLDTTYYTNRDNRPLAVFSGFNHHRKAVIFGAAFLYDETTASFKWLFETFLDGHKHKRPLTVFTDQDQAMGKALHEVMPETFHGL, encoded by the exons ATGAATATGAGCTCTGATTCTGATTTCAAGCCTAGAATcgatatgaaatttgataGCTTAGATGATGCTTGGATGTTTTGGGTTCAATATGGGGGAAAA GAAGGTGTTCGTAAAGAGGACAAAAGGGATTCTTTGACGATTAATCCTCGACTTGAGACTCGAACAAATTGCCAAGTAAGGTTGGGGGTGACCTATGTGAAGGGTATATATAAAGTAAATGAGTTTAAGGAAGAGCATAATCATCCCCTCCACCTTCCCGAGACA AAATCATCTTTTGATTTGATGACTAGACACGCTGGAGGAAGAGATGGGATTGGTTACACTATCTTAGACGCTAAGAATTATCTTCGATCTAAGAGACAAAGAAGCATGGTGTATGGAGAAGTTGGTTGTTTGATGAGATACTTTCAAGATCAGTTATCTAAAAATCCATCATTTTACCATGTGAACCAAATGGATATGGAAGAGCAAATAACTAATGTTTTTTGGGCAGATGCAAGAATGTTGATTGATTATGAGTACTTTGGTGATGTTGTGTCATTGGATACGACATACTATACAAATCGTGATAATAGACCACTTGCCGTATTCTCGGGTTTCAATCATCATAGAAAAGCTGTCATTTTTGGCGCAGCATTTTTGTACGATGAAACAACAGCATCATTCAAATGGCTGtttgaaacatttttagaTGGACACAAACACAAAAGGCCTCTCACCGTCTTCACTGACCAGGATCAAGCTATGGGAAAAGCCTTGCATGAGGTAATGCCAGAGACATTTCATGGATTATGa